One genomic region from Lycorma delicatula isolate Av1 chromosome 1, ASM4794821v1, whole genome shotgun sequence encodes:
- the l(3)neo43 gene encoding cytochrome c oxidase assembly protein COX16 homolog l(3)neo43 isoform X1 encodes MSCNSENNTDGILFDQVESNKKKLVSEEWLFIDKTESNVVLLAENIHNNYQESEKLHSNQVLSKLKPYVPLGIEEISVTTNLEMWSNRNVRLTGVLKFDEIINDYYLESINEPDGIYRVLVDFKHVEYLPLLNERIQVFGEIMVNYYKNYDSLKPVINVLFFRNMESGDLIQHLEAVETMRPFIPFFIKNECKSTKDDF; translated from the coding sequence atgtccTGTAATAGTGAAAATAATACAGATGGAATACTTTTTGATCAAgttgaatcaaataaaaaaaaactcgtgtCAGAAGAATGGCTGTTCATTGACAAAACTGAAAGTAATGTTGTATTATTAGCTGAAAATATTCACAATAATTACCAGGAGTCTGAAAAACTGCATTCAAATCAAGTACTTTCAAAACTTAAACCATATGTTCCATTAGGTATTGAAGAAATATCTGTTACAACTAATTTAGAAATGTGGAGTAATCGTAATGTACGGCTCACTGgagttttaaaatttgatgaaatcatTAATGACTATTATTTAGAAAGTATTAATGAGCCAGATGGAATTTACAGAGTACTGGTTGACTTTAAACATGTTGAATATTTGCCATTGTTAAATGAACGTATTCAGGTATTTGGAGAAATTatggtaaattattataaaaattatgacagcTTGAAACcagtaattaatgttttattctttagaAATATGGAATCTGGTGATTTAATACAACATTTAGAAGCTGTGGAAACAATGAGGccatttataccattttttattaaaaatgaatgtaaatcaaCAAAGGATGATTTTTAG